A region of the Planctomycetota bacterium genome:
TTGCCGAACCTCCGGCCAAAACCAACTGGCAATCCGTGTGTTTTTTGACTATTTTATACGCTTCGATTACGCCAACAGGGTCTTTCAGGCGGTCGAAACGGGAAACCTGCGTAATAACGGGGCGGCCTAAATCGAGATTAAAGTTTTTGACAATTTGCAGAATCTCTGATTCGGATAAATCCTTATTCTTATTGCTTAAGGGGTCTATCGAAGGGGCAATGAGCAATTGCTTTATCTTAATCGGCTGGGCATAAGCCGGCGCGGAGAATACCGCCGCGTCATACTGTTCTATATAAGGCAATAAAAACTGCCAGACCGCCGGTAACGGGGCGGAAGAATCAATATGGCAGCGCCAGAGCCAGTTCCGGCCGATTTCTTTCCGTTTCTCTATAAGCGCGATAGGCTGGGGGTCATGTATAAAAATAATATCGCCCGCAAAATCCATTTCCCGCAAATTGGCATTGTTTACCTCCCTGAATAAATCGAATTCATCGTCCGTAAAGCTCTCTTTTTGGCCGTGCATCGCGTTGTGCATCTTCTTGGTCATAGAGAAAAACTGCTCGCCCCCTTTGATGACATCCCAGCGGGCATTGATGCCCACTTCTTTGAGGAGCGGAATCATCCGGTTGAGAATTTCCGCCACGCCGCCGCCGACCGCGGTGGAATTGATATTCTGCACGGTAAGACCCTCCAGTTTATTTCCCAAGAGGAATAATTCATCCAGGACTTCCTGCCCGATAATCCGGTTATAATCTTGCAGCTTAGACATATTTTTAATCCGTCCTGCCGGGTTCCCGGCGAAGATGTTTATCAATCAGTTTAATTATATTAGCCCGGAGGCTTTCCATCGTGTGGGTATAAGGGTCTAAACGTTCTATCTCTTTTGCCAGGGCGTGGTTCCCCAAAGAACCGGATAGCCAATTGGAAAAATCGTTGGTCGGCCGTTTCAGCCTTAAGCGTGCTTCAAAAATATGGTAATAGAGGGAATGAATGGTGACTTTCCCGATTGCCCCCCGGAATTCATGCAGGTTAGAAACTTGGTACGAAGTAGGCGTAACGAAGGTAATTGCCTTGATAAAATGGAATTCCTGCCCGGTTATGACGTCACGCAGGCAGCGGCTGTTAGCGGCGATGTAGTTTTCTATCGTAGTGATGATTTTAACGCGCAACTGGTTAAGTTCGTTGAAATCGCCTATTTCAATACTGGATAATTGTTCCGCCAAGAGGGATTCGCCCAGGATTTCCTGCACCCAGTAAGCAAAGTCGTTGGGCGGCTCCGGAGAAAGGTAAATATGCTGTTGCAAGAAATGATGGGTATGGTAATAGATAACCGCGTCAGGAGCTGATTTGAGATATTCCACCATTTCTCTGAGATTACGCGCCTTAGAGCCGGTGAGTTCCAGCAGGTTTAGCCGGGTGTAGAATACAAATGGGTTTTGGGCTTCTTTCATAATTTCACCAGTTTCTCAATAAAGTTGCCGGCCCAGAAGTAGATATTATTTTCGCGGATAGTTTCTTTCATCTTATTCAGGCGTTCGGTCTTTTCCACAGGATTCATTTCTATAGCCTGCTTGATGGCGTCGGCAACGCCGTCCGGGTCATAGGGGTTGACCAGGATGGCTTCTTTTAGTTCCCTTGCCGCGCCTGCAAAACGGCTCAAAATCAATATGCCTTTGTTATCCGCATCCGCCATCAAATATTCCTTCGCAACCAGATTCATACCGTCGTGCAGTGAACCGACTATGCAGATATCGGCTGTGCGGTAATAGGCTAAGTGTGTAGTATAATCCAACTTTTTATTCGTAATTACGATGGGATACCAGGCACCGCTCTGGTGTTTCCAGTTAACTTCCTCCGCTAATGCCTGGACGTCATCTATCAATTGTTTATATGCTTTAATATGCATTCGGGAAAGGGCGCCAATCTGGATGAATACAAATTTCTCCTTGTATTGCGGGTGTTTATCTAAAAACCTGTCCACCGCCTGTATTTTCTGCAAGATGCCTTTGGTATAATCAACCCGGTCAATACTTACCGCTAAGATTTCATAAGGCGGGTCTATTTCGTGGGCGATAAGTGGAGTTCGTTTCGTTACCTCATCTCCTCCCGCCATATTAGCGATTCCATCCGCATCAATACTGATGGGAAACGACTGGATAATAGTTTTGTGGTCCTTATAAGTAATCGCCGATTCTTCCCAATCAACCTTCGACTCCAATTCTATCTCAGCCGCGGAAAGGAAATTGTGGCAGTGGTACGGAATGTGGAAACCGAGCAAATCATTGGAAAGCAACCCTTCCATAATCTCCTTTTTCTGCGGGCAGATGCGAAATGCCTCCGGGTTAGGCCAGGGAATATGCCAGAATAAAGCCACAATTACATCAGGTCTTTTTTCCTTAATATATTTGGCGCAGAGTGTCAGATGGTAATCCTGCAACCAGACAAACGCCTTTTCATCCCCGATTTCCTCCAGAATCGCCTGGGCGAATTTCTGGTTGACTTTCTTGTAGTATTCCCAGTGGTCAGGCAAAAACACCGGCATATGGTAAACAATATGGGACATCGGCCAGAGGGCCTGGTTGGCATAGCCGTAATAATAACCGTTTTCTTCCTGTTTGGTTAACCAAACTCTTTTAAGGGTGTAGGCGGGATTTTCAGGCGGAACCCTTATCTTGTTCTGCTTATCCACCACCGTTTTGTCGGCATCACCGCTGCCGTGTGCTACCCAGGTTCCATCGCATGCCTGCATCACCGGGTTGAGCGCAATAGTTAACCCGCTGACAGAAGGGACACAGGATATTTTTTTACCGGAATATTCATGGCTGTAAGGTTCGCGGTTGGATACGACGATAAACTTGTAACCGCCAAGTTTTTGCTGAATGATTTCTTTCAATGTTTCTTTAGTCCACATTATATTTCCCCCCTCCCTCCTATGAATTGATTAACAATTCTGATTCCGGGTCAAAAAGATATAATCGGTTTAGATTAAATTCTACGCCAACTTTGCCGGAATAAGATGCGTCAATTGAAATCAGCGATTTAATATTTTCTCCATTATCTAATTTTAGCATAACAGATATTTGCGCGCCCTGCGGTTCTCTGACAACTATTTCTGCCGGTATTAAACCCTCTTTGGAGCCAGCCGGATACAGTTTTACATCTTCCGGTCGTATTCCAATGATTAAGTCCGATATTTTTATCTTCCCGATTAATTTATCCGGTAATCCAATCGTGCCGCTATTTACCAGCAATTTATTTCCTTCCGCCTGCCCTTTGATGAAGTTCATCCGCGGGCTTCCGACAAAACCCGCCACAAACATATTTGCCGGCTTATTATAAATCTCTTCGGGGGCGCCAATCTGCTGGAGCACCCCCTGATTAAATACGGCAATGCGGTCGGACAGACTCATCGCTTCGCTCTGGTCGTGTGTTACATATATAGCAGTAGTTTTAAGATTAGTAAAGAGAATTTTTAGTTCACTGCGGGTTTTTTCCCGCAACGTCGCATCTAGATTGCTAAGTGGCTCATCAAGCAGGAAAGCCTGGGGTTTACGAACGATTGCCCGTGCTAAAGCCACCCGTTGCCTCTGCCCGCCGCTTAAAGCACGGGGTTTGCGTAACAAGAAGGTTTCCAACCCTAATAAAGAAGCGGTTTCTTTAACCCGTTTGTCTATCTCTGAACGAGGTGTTTTTCTTAGCCTTAATCCCACGGCAATATTTTCATAAACGGTCATATGGGGATAAAGTGCGTAACTCTGGAAGACCATTGCCAGGTCTCGTTTCGCCGGCAGGATATCATTTGATTTTATTCCATTAATAATAATCTCGCCTTTATCAGGTATCTCCAAACCGGCAATAATCCGCAAGAACGTGGTCTTACCACAGCCCGAAGGCCCCAATAGCGTCATAAATTCGCCGTCGGCTATGGAGAGACTAATATCTTTAACGGCCGGATGTTTGCCGTCATAAATCTTTGTAATGTTCTTTAGTTCTATTGTTGCCATAATAATATAATTACTAATTATCCCTTCACCGCACCGGCCGTCAGCCCTTCGATAATCTTCCGCTGGAGGAATAATACTACCAGAACCAGGGGCAAGGTTGTCGCCACCACCGCCGCGGCAATCTGTCCCCATGGGATTTCATAAGGACTTACACCGGTTAACATTGCGATGCCGACCGGAATC
Encoded here:
- a CDS encoding glycosyltransferase codes for the protein MSKLQDYNRIIGQEVLDELFLLGNKLEGLTVQNINSTAVGGGVAEILNRMIPLLKEVGINARWDVIKGGEQFFSMTKKMHNAMHGQKESFTDDEFDLFREVNNANLREMDFAGDIIFIHDPQPIALIEKRKEIGRNWLWRCHIDSSAPLPAVWQFLLPYIEQYDAAVFSAPAYAQPIKIKQLLIAPSIDPLSNKNKDLSESEILQIVKNFNLDLGRPVITQVSRFDRLKDPVGVIEAYKIVKKHTDCQLVLAGGSATDDPESEAVLAETREKAGNDPDIHILLLPPTSDIEINALQRISTVIVQKSLREGFGLTVAEALWKEKPVVASSVGGIPLQITHKYSGLLSNTIEGTAYYIRQLLHTPEYAQKLARNGKEHVKQNFLITRHLRDYLLAFVFLKHLNEELIQL
- a CDS encoding ABC transporter ATP-binding protein, with amino-acid sequence MATIELKNITKIYDGKHPAVKDISLSIADGEFMTLLGPSGCGKTTFLRIIAGLEIPDKGEIIINGIKSNDILPAKRDLAMVFQSYALYPHMTVYENIAVGLRLRKTPRSEIDKRVKETASLLGLETFLLRKPRALSGGQRQRVALARAIVRKPQAFLLDEPLSNLDATLREKTRSELKILFTNLKTTAIYVTHDQSEAMSLSDRIAVFNQGVLQQIGAPEEIYNKPANMFVAGFVGSPRMNFIKGQAEGNKLLVNSGTIGLPDKLIGKIKISDLIIGIRPEDVKLYPAGSKEGLIPAEIVVREPQGAQISVMLKLDNGENIKSLISIDASYSGKVGVEFNLNRLYLFDPESELLINS
- a CDS encoding trehalose-6-phosphate synthase, yielding MWTKETLKEIIQQKLGGYKFIVVSNREPYSHEYSGKKISCVPSVSGLTIALNPVMQACDGTWVAHGSGDADKTVVDKQNKIRVPPENPAYTLKRVWLTKQEENGYYYGYANQALWPMSHIVYHMPVFLPDHWEYYKKVNQKFAQAILEEIGDEKAFVWLQDYHLTLCAKYIKEKRPDVIVALFWHIPWPNPEAFRICPQKKEIMEGLLSNDLLGFHIPYHCHNFLSAAEIELESKVDWEESAITYKDHKTIIQSFPISIDADGIANMAGGDEVTKRTPLIAHEIDPPYEILAVSIDRVDYTKGILQKIQAVDRFLDKHPQYKEKFVFIQIGALSRMHIKAYKQLIDDVQALAEEVNWKHQSGAWYPIVITNKKLDYTTHLAYYRTADICIVGSLHDGMNLVAKEYLMADADNKGILILSRFAGAARELKEAILVNPYDPDGVADAIKQAIEMNPVEKTERLNKMKETIRENNIYFWAGNFIEKLVKL